ACAACCCGAGCCAGGCAGGCGTGCGTCCTGCCTCCATCCAGCCGCGCGCACTGATCAGCATTGCCAGATAGGCCATATAGAGCAGCACGGCAGGCAGCAATTTGAGGAACCGGCCCTGACGCGGGTTCACCCGCGCCAGCGGCACGGCGAAGAAAGCGACGATGGGAACCAGCAGGGGCAAGGCGATGCGCCAATGCAGCTCCGCCTGGAGGCGCGCGTTGTCCTGACCCAGCAATTGACTGGTCGGCATCGCTTCACGGTCGGTAATCTCGGTCACCACCTCCGGCTTGGGCAGCAGCACACCGTAGACGTCGTATTCGATGGTGCGGAACTCGGCAGTGCCGGGATTGCCGTCATAGCGGTAGCCGTTTTCCAGCACCAGATAGCGGCTTCCGTCGGGGTTCATCTGCTGCCGGCCGCTTTCAGCGATCAGCACGCCGAGGCTGGCCGGATCGCCCGGATCACTGCGTTCGGCAATGAAGACCTCCTGCAACTCGGTGCGGTCCGCTGACAGCGCCCCGGCATACGTCACCCGCTGCGCCTCGCGGCCGATCGACTGGAATCGTCCGGCGCTCAGGGTATCGAACTCGGTCATGGCATCCTGCTCATTGAACAGCTGCTGGGTTTTCACCACCCCTGCCGGTGCAATCCACAGACTCAACAGCCCGACGAACAGCGCCACCAGCATTGCCGGTCCCTGGGTATAGCCGAGAATCCGTCGATCGCTGACACCCGTGGCCGCCAGCACGGTCATTTCGCTGTCCAGGTGCATGCGCCCGTAAGCCAGCAGGATGCCGAGAAACAGGCCCAGCGGCACGATAAGGACCATGAAGCCCGGCAGGCGGTAGCCCATGATGATGAACAGGACGCCGGGATCCAGTTGTCCGGCGGCAGCCTGGGCGAGGTATTTGATGAATCGCCCGCTCATGATGATCAGCAGGAGGACGCCGCTCACCGCGGTGAGCGCCATCAATACCTCGCGACTGAGATAACGAAAGACAATCACTAAACGTTTCCTTTGGCTCCGGGGCTTTAAGGGCACCCGGGAATAGGCCAGAATGCAGACAAAGCACACCTGGTTGCAAACGCTGCCGGATTGGGCGCACGTCGTTCAATGGGCTGCATTATCAGTCAATCCACCTGATTTGTCTTGGGGAGTACCATGGAGTTCAGCGTCAAGCACGGCACCTTGGAAACCATCAAAACCGGCTGTCTGGTTGTAGCAGTCAACGAAGGCAAAACCCTCAGCGGCCCGGCGGCCGAGCTGGACCGGGCCTGTGGCGGCCAGCTCGCAGCTGCACTGAAGCATGGCGACATCAGCGCGAAGGCCGGTCATACGCTGATGCTCTTCGGTCTGCCCGGCATCACGGCGCAGCGCCTGCTGCTGATCGGCGCCGGCAAGGACGAGGAGCGCGGCGACCGCGCCTATCGCAAGCTGGTACAGAAGGTCATCAGCACGCTCAAGGACGGCGGCGCGACCGATGCGCTGATCACCCTCCCCGCCCTGCAGGTAAAGGGTCGTGACGTATACGCACGTACCCGTCTGCTGGTCGAAACCGCGCGTGAGGCGCTGTACCAGTTCGACCAGTTCAAGAGCAAGAAGGCCACCGCGCCACGCCTGAAGAAGGTCCTGCTGTGGACCGGCGACAAGGCCGAGGCGACTGTGGTCGAGCGCGGCGTGCTGCACGGCCAGGCCATCAGCGACGGCACCGATCTGACCCGCACCCTGGGCAACCTGCCAGGCAACGTCTGCACCCCGACGTATCTGGCCAAGGAAGCCAAGGCGATGGCCAAGCAGCACAAGGAACTCGACGTCGAAGTGCTCGACGAAAAGGACATGAAGGCGCTTGGCATGGGTTCGTTGCTGTCGGTAAGTGCTGGCAGTGCCGAGCCGGCGAAGCTGATCCGCTTCACCTACAACGGCGGCAAGTCCAAGGACAAGCCACACATGCTGGTGGGCAAGGGCATTACCTTCGACACCGGTGGCATCAGCATCAAGCCCGGCGCAGGCATGGACGAGATGAAGTACGACATGTGCGGAGCGGCGACCGTGTTCGGGGTGCTCAAGGCCGTGGTCGGCATGCAGCTGCCGATCAATCTGGTCTGCCTGATTGCCGCCGCCGAGAACATGCCCAGCGGCACCGCGACGAAGCCTGGCGACATCGTCACCAGCAT
Above is a window of Halopseudomonas nanhaiensis DNA encoding:
- the lptF gene encoding LPS export ABC transporter permease LptF, yielding MIVFRYLSREVLMALTAVSGVLLLIIMSGRFIKYLAQAAAGQLDPGVLFIIMGYRLPGFMVLIVPLGLFLGILLAYGRMHLDSEMTVLAATGVSDRRILGYTQGPAMLVALFVGLLSLWIAPAGVVKTQQLFNEQDAMTEFDTLSAGRFQSIGREAQRVTYAGALSADRTELQEVFIAERSDPGDPASLGVLIAESGRQQMNPDGSRYLVLENGYRYDGNPGTAEFRTIEYDVYGVLLPKPEVVTEITDREAMPTSQLLGQDNARLQAELHWRIALPLLVPIVAFFAVPLARVNPRQGRFLKLLPAVLLYMAYLAMLISARGWMEAGRTPAWLGLWWVHLLFLAIGVGLNLRTLTAPSAPRGGVHAAA
- a CDS encoding leucyl aminopeptidase; protein product: MEFSVKHGTLETIKTGCLVVAVNEGKTLSGPAAELDRACGGQLAAALKHGDISAKAGHTLMLFGLPGITAQRLLLIGAGKDEERGDRAYRKLVQKVISTLKDGGATDALITLPALQVKGRDVYARTRLLVETAREALYQFDQFKSKKATAPRLKKVLLWTGDKAEATVVERGVLHGQAISDGTDLTRTLGNLPGNVCTPTYLAKEAKAMAKQHKELDVEVLDEKDMKALGMGSLLSVSAGSAEPAKLIRFTYNGGKSKDKPHMLVGKGITFDTGGISIKPGAGMDEMKYDMCGAATVFGVLKAVVGMQLPINLVCLIAAAENMPSGTATKPGDIVTSMSGQTIEILNTDAEGRLVLCDALTYAERFNPASVVDIATLTGACVVALGAHTSGLMGNNDELMQQLLTAGQQADDRAWQLPLFDEYQEQIDSPFADIANIGGPKAGTITAACFLSRFTKAYPWAHLDIAGTAWTSGGKDKGATGRPVPLLAQYLINQAQ